The window TCATGCCCTCACCTCTCGTCGCGTGCGCGTCCCGCTGCCGCGGTAAGCGTATCCAGGGGAGGCAACTCTCCAGAGCGATGGGCACTCTACGCCGGAGAGTGCCCGGTCGCGCGCGACTCGGGCCGCATCGTGCGGTACTGCGACGGTGTGCAGCCCATGACCCGGCGGAAGCTCCGGGAGAAGTGCTCGGAGCCCGAGAAACCGCAGCGCTGGCCTATGGCCGCGATGGTCTCGGTGCCGTTCTCCAGGTGCGTTCGCGCCGACGCGATCCTCAGCTCGGTGAGATACCGGTAGGGCGTGACGCCCGTGGCGTTCTTGAAGCAGCGCAGGAAGTGGAAGCGGCTGAAAGAGACCAGGGCGGCGAGATCGTCCAGCGTGATGGGGTGCGCGAAGTTGGCTCTCATGTACGAGGTGATGGTCTCCAGTTGCTGCTGGGTGAGACCGCCCGCCGGCTCCTTCGGGGCGGCGGCACGCGACCGCGGAATGCGGAGATGGGCGAGGATGAAACGCGCCGCCGAGTCCGCGTACACGTCGTCGGCGCCGAGTTCACTGGCGGCCACCACCGCCTTCACCATTTCGGCGAGCACAGGGTCGGAGGTGACAGCCGGACAAGGGTGCGAGGACTGGCGCTCCCCCATCCGGTCCCCCATCCGGAATTCCTCTCCGAAGAGCCTGCGCACCATGGCTTCGGGAATGGCGAGGGACGCGATCACGGCGGGCCTGTCCCCTCTCGGGGACACGACCAGCGGTCGGTTCGGTTCCGCGGGAGTGACGCAGACGTCCTCCGGCAGCAGGATCGTCTCACGCGTGTCCCCGCGGCCTCCGTGGACGGCGAGGATGCCGCTCACGTGCACACTCAGCCCGATTCCCGTCGACGGCGGCACCGGAAGCGTGTGCACGCCCTTGCCCAGCGTCCGCTTCCACACGTGCAGAGCACGCCACATCGTGTGGGCCACCGCGGTGGTTCCGTTCAACGTCGGCTTTCCTCTCATCCTCGGGTCCGACAGTTCTCTCCGGAACCATGACAAGGAGAAGATGCCGTTCTCAAGGAATCCCTACGGGAATAATCGACGCCAGGCGGGATTAATTCAGCGCAGGAATTCGAGCCAGCAGGAATCAGCCGCGGGCGGGATTTATTCCGGACGCCTCCGCCGTGCCGCTCAGCCAGTCGCGGCGCAGCAACGGCAGTGTGTGCTCGAACTCCCGCACGCCGGTCAGCGGCAGCCGCACCTCACAGCGGGTGCCGCGCTGTCCGTCCGGGCGGTCCGACATCGTGACCTGCCCCTGGTGCAGGGTGATCTGCTGGGCGACGAG of the Streptomyces sp. NBC_00287 genome contains:
- a CDS encoding AraC family transcriptional regulator, producing MNGTTAVAHTMWRALHVWKRTLGKGVHTLPVPPSTGIGLSVHVSGILAVHGGRGDTRETILLPEDVCVTPAEPNRPLVVSPRGDRPAVIASLAIPEAMVRRLFGEEFRMGDRMGERQSSHPCPAVTSDPVLAEMVKAVVAASELGADDVYADSAARFILAHLRIPRSRAAAPKEPAGGLTQQQLETITSYMRANFAHPITLDDLAALVSFSRFHFLRCFKNATGVTPYRYLTELRIASARTHLENGTETIAAIGQRCGFSGSEHFSRSFRRVMGCTPSQYRTMRPESRATGHSPA